From a region of the SAR202 cluster bacterium genome:
- a CDS encoding FtsX-like permease family protein, translating to MKSKHIFSFPPYILWINAFRYYFRSFTQSILAVLGVAVGIAVFVAVDLANDSAKQSFRNSAVSIFGDTEFQLMGSTSGISENVYSDVVKSAELQPLLNIIRPIIDKQITLTDSNGVEDKYRLLGINVINENVLSGNNKYGIDFLNSSQTSFNIFAENQVFVSSILASKKQLTIADEFLVKDSNNKISIVGFFEGDNSLQRELMQNVIITDISVAQNITNSNGILTRIDISSVYDQNEKIALDKWFSLLPSGVQLIPSYTYSEARKSITKSFDTNLLALSLLALLVGLYLIYNMMTFSIHRRKNLFGTLRAIGVTKNEIFFLVLVEGLLIGLIGAIFGIMLGILLAYFLLGLISSTINYQFFSSSPNSIALDITIIYQALILGISGSIVSVLIPAWSASRIQPRELIDIYGKYSTYNKYHMVLFFLGLLLCSIGYLITLAPITNLIIGFIAMFLVIVGLSLTVPTTTQIVLLIISSILEKIGRPTIVTLSVETIKNSLNTIAICIAALSVSIAMTIGIGCMIQSFRATVEEWLNQSLVADIYIAPPTLSFGQDPKGIDDEFIKYVSDIPEIEYISQLGSFEIFKDGYLLNLIVVDSAEKIFDEVIQLKEGEKIDIWNDFVQTDSILISEPLAFQKNIQINDTFDILTDSGLKSFTVRGIYYDYSSTSGIAMVSKQVYDNYWNNSKVTSLALYLNDSQNSEVVFNKLLDKFDTDWDLQIISSKKLNNASMEIFDKTFEITFVLRSISLIVAFIGILGAISAIILSRAREFSILKSIGFTNNQLRTIIGNQTFIIGVISGLISIPLGIIITNLLIQIINKQSFGWSIPMQLLPSVFVEGIMVAILSSVLASIYPSIKISRNNIRKALMGE from the coding sequence TTGAAAAGTAAACATATTTTTTCGTTTCCTCCTTATATTCTATGGATTAATGCCTTTCGATATTATTTTCGTAGTTTTACTCAGAGTATTCTTGCAGTTTTAGGCGTAGCGGTAGGAATAGCCGTTTTTGTAGCAGTAGACCTCGCTAATGATAGTGCTAAACAGTCATTTAGAAACTCAGCTGTTAGTATTTTTGGCGACACAGAGTTTCAATTAATGGGAAGTACATCTGGTATATCTGAAAACGTTTATTCAGACGTAGTTAAATCTGCAGAATTACAACCTTTATTAAATATAATCAGACCTATTATCGATAAACAAATTACGTTAACCGACAGTAATGGAGTAGAAGATAAATATCGATTGTTGGGTATAAATGTGATTAATGAAAATGTATTATCCGGAAATAATAAGTATGGAATAGATTTTTTAAATTCTTCACAAACAAGTTTCAATATTTTTGCCGAGAACCAAGTCTTTGTTTCATCAATTCTCGCAAGCAAAAAACAATTGACTATTGCTGATGAATTTTTAGTTAAAGATAGTAATAATAAAATAAGTATTGTTGGTTTTTTTGAAGGTGATAATTCTTTACAAAGAGAGTTGATGCAAAATGTAATAATTACTGATATTTCTGTAGCACAAAATATCACCAATAGTAATGGTATTCTTACAAGAATAGATATATCTAGTGTATATGACCAGAATGAAAAAATAGCTTTGGATAAATGGTTTTCTTTACTGCCTTCAGGAGTCCAGTTAATACCAAGTTATACGTATTCTGAAGCAAGAAAATCCATTACTAAGTCATTTGATACAAATCTACTTGCTCTAAGTTTACTAGCTTTACTTGTAGGTTTGTATTTAATTTACAACATGATGACATTCTCGATACATAGAAGAAAAAATCTTTTTGGAACTTTAAGGGCAATTGGAGTTACAAAAAATGAAATATTTTTCTTGGTTCTTGTAGAAGGATTACTTATAGGGCTTATAGGTGCAATTTTTGGAATTATGTTAGGTATATTATTAGCATATTTTCTTTTAGGGCTTATAAGTTCAACTATAAATTATCAATTTTTTTCAAGTTCACCGAACTCAATAGCTTTAGATATAACTATTATTTATCAAGCACTTATCTTGGGAATTTCTGGTTCAATTGTTTCAGTATTGATTCCTGCTTGGAGTGCATCAAGAATTCAGCCCCGTGAACTTATAGATATTTATGGTAAATACTCTACATATAATAAGTATCATATGGTTTTGTTTTTCTTAGGGTTACTGCTTTGTTCTATTGGTTATTTAATTACTTTAGCCCCAATAACAAATCTTATTATTGGATTTATAGCTATGTTCTTGGTAATTGTTGGCTTATCTTTAACTGTACCAACGACAACTCAAATAGTTCTTTTAATTATTAGCTCAATTTTAGAGAAAATAGGGAGACCTACTATAGTTACTCTTTCAGTAGAGACAATCAAAAATTCTCTTAACACAATAGCCATCTGTATAGCTGCTTTAAGTGTTAGTATAGCTATGACAATAGGAATAGGCTGTATGATTCAGTCATTTCGTGCGACAGTTGAAGAGTGGTTAAATCAATCATTGGTAGCTGATATTTATATAGCACCACCTACACTAAGTTTTGGACAAGACCCTAAAGGAATTGATGATGAATTTATTAAATATGTTAGTGATATACCTGAAATAGAGTATATTAGCCAATTAGGCTCTTTCGAAATATTCAAAGATGGATATTTATTAAATTTAATTGTGGTGGATTCTGCTGAAAAGATTTTTGATGAAGTTATCCAATTAAAAGAAGGTGAAAAAATAGATATTTGGAACGACTTTGTACAAACAGATTCAATATTGATTTCGGAACCTCTTGCTTTTCAGAAGAATATTCAAATAAACGATACTTTTGACATACTGACTGATAGTGGTTTGAAAAGTTTTACCGTAAGAGGCATATATTATGACTACAGTTCTACTTCAGGAATTGCAATGGTTAGTAAACAGGTTTATGACAATTATTGGAATAATTCAAAAGTTACTTCTTTGGCACTTTATTTAAATGATTCACAAAACTCAGAGGTAGTATTTAACAAACTTTTAGATAAATTTGATACTGACTGGGATTTACAAATCATCTCGAGTAAAAAATTAAATAATGCTTCCATGGAAATTTTCGATAAAACTTTTGAAATAACTTTTGTATTGCGATCAATTAGCCTCATAGTTGCATTTATAGGGATATTAGGTGCTATAAGTGCCATTATTTTGAGTAGAGCCAGAGAATTTTCTATACTCAAATCTATTGGATTTACAAATAATCAATTAAGAACAATCATAGGTAACCAAACATTCATTATAGGGGTAATTTCAGGACTGATTTCCATACCATTAGGAATAATAATTACAAACCTTCTTATTCAAATAATTAATAAACAATCTTTTGGTTGGTCAATCCCCATGCAACTTTTACCTTCAGTATTTGTAGAAGGGATAATGGTAGCTATTTTATCGTCTGTATTAGCAAGTATTTATCCTAGTATAAAAATTAGTCGCAATAATATCCGTAAAGCACTGATGGGGGAATAA
- a CDS encoding iron ABC transporter permease, whose amino-acid sequence MQKLDIYRTYSLLIATLLITIVLSISIGSVIIYPKDIFFSLLNLIPFFDYQADISQSLIVIINQLRLPRILLAGIVGFSIALSGATFQAIFKNPLADPYLIGAASGSALGATIVLMLIGPIILMQISILPLASFLGGVIAVGITVMISFSSRSMSSNTLILSGIAVGALANAITSLIIISSDPDVRPLLSWLLGSFNTANWDEVLITIPYVLISTILLFRYRRIMNIIQSSDSEAQLVGVEVKKTKYILILISTLLTAIAVSVSGIIGFIGLVAPHAVRLIWGYDYKYLIPFSALLGSIILILADTIGRTILYPQELPVGVITAFIGAPFFIFLIIKGRSSFYG is encoded by the coding sequence ATGCAAAAATTAGATATATATAGAACTTATAGTTTATTAATAGCCACGCTATTAATAACTATAGTTCTGTCTATTAGTATTGGGTCAGTAATAATTTATCCAAAAGATATATTTTTCTCTTTGTTGAATTTGATACCATTTTTTGATTATCAAGCCGATATTTCACAAAGCCTAATTGTTATAATTAATCAGCTCAGATTACCTCGAATACTACTAGCCGGAATTGTAGGTTTTTCAATAGCATTGTCAGGAGCCACATTTCAAGCTATATTCAAGAATCCTCTAGCAGATCCATACCTAATTGGAGCAGCTTCCGGGTCTGCTTTGGGTGCAACGATTGTTTTAATGCTAATAGGCCCTATTATTCTTATGCAAATTTCTATTTTACCGTTAGCTTCTTTTTTAGGAGGTGTGATTGCTGTTGGTATTACAGTAATGATTTCTTTTTCTTCTCGTTCTATGAGTTCAAATACGTTAATTTTATCCGGTATAGCAGTAGGTGCTTTAGCTAATGCTATAACAAGTTTAATTATTATAAGTTCTGATCCTGACGTTAGACCTTTACTTAGCTGGCTTTTGGGAAGCTTTAATACTGCTAATTGGGATGAAGTTTTAATTACTATACCTTATGTATTAATTTCAACAATATTATTATTTAGGTATCGTAGGATCATGAATATTATTCAATCTAGCGATTCAGAAGCACAACTTGTTGGTGTTGAAGTAAAGAAAACGAAATATATATTAATTCTTATTAGTACTTTATTAACGGCCATTGCTGTATCTGTAAGTGGGATTATAGGTTTTATCGGTTTAGTTGCACCACATGCCGTAAGGTTAATATGGGGTTATGATTATAAGTATTTGATTCCATTTAGTGCATTATTAGGATCGATAATACTTATATTAGCTGACACAATCGGAAGAACAATTCTATACCCTCAAGAGTTACCTGTGGGTGTCATAACAGCATTTATTGGTGCTCCCTTTTTTATTTTTTTAATTATCAAAGGTCGAAGTTCGTTTTATGGATGA
- a CDS encoding 6-bladed beta-propeller, producing MAQVFGSGSFTYEHVEGWPHIPAEITLLECPGVGIDSQDNVFLLTRGKDPIVVFDKEGNFLNTFGKGLFSENRTHGLYVAHDDTLLVADDGIHTIQKISSSGEKIMEIGERNNPKPIWSGEPFNRPTSAAINPSNGDIYVSDGYGNSRIHVYTGNGDYKFSWGSPGIDAGQFMRPHNIAVDEKSNIYVVDREAHRVQIFDQQGNFLRMWNNIHRPDSMVLWQDHIYIGELNGMGGLDDAPGMGHRVGIYDLDGNLVSRFGEAEEGDGPGQFFAPHGIAVDSEGSIYVSEVSYTIRGSRMDPPRELRSISKYKRV from the coding sequence ATGGCACAAGTATTTGGAAGTGGTTCGTTTACGTATGAACATGTTGAAGGATGGCCTCATATTCCTGCAGAAATAACACTTTTAGAGTGTCCAGGTGTAGGTATAGATTCTCAAGATAATGTTTTTCTGTTAACAAGAGGTAAAGATCCAATTGTTGTATTTGATAAAGAAGGAAACTTTTTAAATACTTTTGGCAAAGGTTTATTTAGTGAAAATAGAACTCATGGATTATATGTTGCTCATGACGATACATTACTTGTAGCAGATGATGGTATACACACAATACAAAAAATTTCTTCATCAGGAGAAAAAATTATGGAAATAGGAGAAAGAAACAATCCTAAACCAATTTGGAGTGGTGAGCCATTTAATAGGCCTACTTCTGCAGCAATTAACCCTAGTAATGGTGATATTTATGTTTCCGATGGATATGGTAATTCTAGGATCCATGTATATACAGGCAATGGAGACTATAAATTTTCTTGGGGAAGCCCTGGAATTGATGCAGGTCAGTTTATGCGGCCACATAATATTGCAGTTGATGAAAAAAGTAATATTTATGTTGTAGATAGAGAAGCACATCGAGTTCAAATTTTTGATCAGCAAGGGAATTTTTTACGAATGTGGAATAATATACATCGACCAGATTCTATGGTTTTGTGGCAAGATCATATATACATTGGAGAATTGAATGGTATGGGAGGGTTAGACGATGCTCCTGGAATGGGACATAGAGTCGGGATATATGATCTTGATGGCAATTTAGTATCCCGATTTGGCGAAGCAGAAGAGGGTGATGGGCCCGGACAGTTTTTTGCACCACATGGAATTGCAGTTGATTCAGAAGGTTCTATATATGTTTCTGAGGTTTCATATACTATAAGAGGTTCGCGTATGGATCCTCCTCGTGAACTTAGGAGTATTTCAAAATATAAGAGAGTTTAG
- a CDS encoding ABC transporter ATP-binding protein, giving the protein MKNTLIKLNHVSKHYEEGSDNREILTDINAEIKTTEVVSFIGKSGIGKSTLLNLISGIDVCDSGDISIDGVFINKLSDTKRTLFRRKNIGFVFQFFNLVSTLTIEENIALPLKLNKFDPETTNQTVDRLLEHVGLLDRKKSFPDKLSGGEQQRIAVARALSHNPKLIIADEPTGNLDTNNSSMLMGLLVSLAKEYGTTIIIATHSDEVLKYSDRIMSIESGILIEK; this is encoded by the coding sequence ATGAAAAATACACTTATAAAACTTAATCATGTATCTAAACATTATGAAGAAGGTTCTGATAATCGAGAAATATTAACTGATATTAATGCTGAAATCAAAACAACTGAGGTTGTATCATTTATTGGCAAAAGTGGTATAGGTAAATCTACTCTGTTAAATTTAATTAGTGGGATTGATGTTTGCGATTCTGGTGATATCTCTATAGACGGAGTGTTTATCAATAAATTATCTGATACTAAAAGAACTTTATTTAGAAGAAAAAATATTGGTTTTGTTTTTCAATTTTTCAATTTGGTTTCAACTTTAACCATTGAGGAAAATATAGCTCTTCCTCTTAAATTAAATAAGTTTGATCCAGAGACAACAAATCAAACTGTTGATAGATTATTAGAACATGTAGGCCTATTAGATAGAAAAAAAAGTTTCCCCGACAAACTATCTGGTGGAGAGCAACAACGAATAGCTGTAGCCAGGGCGCTTTCTCATAATCCTAAACTTATTATTGCGGACGAACCTACGGGAAATTTAGATACTAACAACAGTTCTATGCTTATGGGGTTATTAGTATCTCTAGCTAAAGAATATGGAACTACAATTATAATCGCTACTCATAGTGATGAAGTTTTGAAATATTCTGACAGGATTATGTCTATAGAGAGTGGTATTTTAATTGAAAAGTAA
- a CDS encoding ABC transporter ATP-binding protein, whose amino-acid sequence MDEKCILKINNVTSFLGNTKVLNNVSLDIKPGTLNGLIGVNGSGKTSLINTINGLIKPTEGSLNIDDLLLDSISDKDIAKLIATVPQNPTNMFGFSCLDVVLMGRNPYISVGGWPSSSDIDIAYKSMKSTGVDQFAKRTLDTLSGGEIQRVFIAKGLAQGTGILLLDEPIANLDISYQIQIMDILLSLIHEQNFTIITSLHDINLASLYCDNLIVIDKGAIVKTGPPIEIIEEDFIQGIFGNRLNVIRNPEDNRSIIIPKSIN is encoded by the coding sequence ATGGATGAAAAATGTATTTTAAAAATCAATAATGTTACATCTTTTTTGGGCAATACTAAGGTCCTTAATAATGTTTCATTAGATATTAAACCTGGTACTCTTAATGGTTTGATTGGAGTAAATGGATCAGGTAAAACAAGTTTAATTAATACAATAAATGGACTTATTAAACCCACAGAAGGTAGTTTGAATATTGATGATCTTTTGTTGGATTCTATATCTGATAAGGATATAGCAAAACTAATTGCAACAGTTCCACAGAATCCTACAAATATGTTTGGTTTTTCTTGTCTTGATGTTGTACTTATGGGGCGTAATCCATATATATCTGTTGGTGGATGGCCTAGTAGCTCTGATATAGATATTGCATATAAATCAATGAAATCTACAGGAGTTGATCAGTTTGCTAAACGCACCTTAGATACATTATCCGGAGGAGAAATACAACGTGTATTTATTGCAAAAGGATTAGCGCAAGGAACTGGTATATTACTTTTAGATGAACCTATTGCTAATTTAGATATTTCTTATCAAATACAAATTATGGATATTTTACTATCTTTGATACATGAACAAAATTTTACAATAATTACATCTTTACATGATATAAATTTAGCTTCATTGTACTGTGATAATCTTATTGTTATAGATAAAGGTGCTATTGTTAAAACAGGACCCCCAATAGAGATAATAGAGGAAGATTTTATACAAGGTATATTTGGAAATAGATTAAATGTAATACGCAATCCCGAAGATAATCGTAGTATTATAATTCCTAAGTCTATAAACTAA
- a CDS encoding ABC transporter substrate-binding protein, translating into MKTRFTFMITMMFFLLSCSLMEDSNEVQTVNFNIQDSNGQTIAFESHPEKMVVYDAAAVEILLAMGEENKIIGTHEFVELPENSSPIRRVGDAFNVNYEKVVELDPDLFFVFYDTFTKELEDLGVKVLYLNSLDSDLEDIRAHIKIWGLITGNDEGVEELIETFDNKLNAVTDTIPTASTKPTVYYHTFDYWTPGGDTLIGNIFELLNTDMVSQNLSGYTQISLEELVAKDPEYIFTDAWGIDQIKSEQALQSVSAIKNNHVYVLKNGSLSIASHNIVLAIEEISSIIYE; encoded by the coding sequence ATGAAAACCCGTTTCACTTTTATGATAACTATGATGTTTTTTCTCTTATCGTGCTCATTGATGGAAGATTCAAATGAAGTGCAAACTGTGAATTTTAATATTCAAGATAGTAATGGACAGACAATTGCATTTGAAAGCCATCCAGAAAAGATGGTGGTCTACGATGCAGCAGCTGTAGAGATATTACTTGCAATGGGTGAAGAAAATAAAATTATTGGAACTCATGAATTTGTTGAATTACCTGAAAACAGTTCTCCAATACGAAGAGTTGGCGATGCTTTCAATGTTAATTATGAAAAAGTAGTTGAATTAGATCCTGATTTATTTTTTGTATTTTATGACACTTTTACAAAAGAGTTAGAAGATTTAGGAGTCAAAGTATTATATTTAAATTCATTGGATAGCGATTTGGAAGATATTCGGGCACATATAAAAATTTGGGGACTTATAACTGGAAATGATGAAGGCGTTGAAGAACTTATAGAAACTTTTGACAATAAACTTAATGCGGTAACAGATACTATTCCTACTGCATCGACAAAACCCACTGTTTATTATCATACTTTTGATTATTGGACACCTGGAGGAGATACTTTAATTGGAAATATTTTTGAGTTACTTAACACTGACATGGTTTCACAAAATCTATCTGGGTATACTCAAATAAGTCTTGAAGAGTTAGTTGCAAAAGATCCTGAATACATTTTTACTGACGCGTGGGGCATAGATCAAATTAAATCCGAACAAGCATTACAATCTGTCTCTGCTATAAAAAATAATCATGTGTATGTATTGAAAAACGGTTCGTTAAGTATAGCCAGTCATAATATAGTTCTTGCTATAGAGGAAATTAGTAGCATAATTTACGAATAG
- a CDS encoding CapA family protein, translated as MIYEAESGDIEICLTGESLISRKLSVFREEYFLKLREIILNADVSFSNAECLFQDYADYPNTYAGGGSGQGTYMAAPPESIEELRWLGIDIVSTANNHASDFGDQGIISNLEFLEESGMPHAGTGMNLAEARAPAYLDNPKGRIALMAAADWGPRGTGAEPWPFPMGVMAGEQSPYSIGRPGCNLVRHKTKFTVTESVYNELKKLGESLFNVIEQNQQINLFGSTFVVGKEFSMETIAEEEDLEENYKWMRDATKMADWTIFSFHNHGASNSPELPSSHTRTLAKGLIDNGADIFIGHGPHRDRGIEIYNGKPIFYSLGDFILQNDTPQWIPYDVMKRFGLGHSDTPSDFHEERKKRGWNSRVEGWESAIATCKFTEKKLREISLYPIDLGMGLPRSIAGRPVLAEPGSEVNERVLKRFQDMSKPYGTEITIEDGVGKIKVS; from the coding sequence ATGATCTATGAAGCTGAATCCGGAGATATAGAAATTTGCTTGACAGGAGAATCTCTGATATCTCGTAAACTTTCTGTTTTTCGAGAAGAATATTTTCTTAAGCTACGAGAAATAATCTTAAATGCTGATGTGAGTTTTTCAAATGCTGAATGTTTATTTCAAGACTATGCTGATTATCCTAACACTTATGCAGGTGGAGGAAGTGGGCAAGGTACCTACATGGCCGCGCCGCCCGAAAGTATTGAAGAATTACGATGGTTAGGAATTGATATTGTATCTACGGCAAATAATCATGCTTCAGACTTTGGTGACCAAGGGATAATCTCTAATTTAGAGTTTTTGGAAGAATCAGGAATGCCTCATGCTGGCACAGGAATGAACCTAGCGGAAGCAAGGGCTCCTGCTTATCTTGATAATCCAAAGGGGAGAATTGCTCTGATGGCAGCGGCTGACTGGGGACCTAGAGGAACTGGTGCAGAACCATGGCCATTTCCTATGGGAGTTATGGCCGGTGAACAATCACCTTATTCTATTGGCAGACCTGGTTGTAATCTAGTTCGCCATAAAACAAAATTTACGGTAACTGAATCTGTATATAATGAACTTAAAAAATTAGGAGAAAGCCTGTTTAATGTTATTGAACAAAATCAACAAATAAATTTATTTGGTTCAACATTTGTTGTTGGGAAAGAATTCTCAATGGAAACAATTGCAGAAGAAGAAGATTTAGAGGAAAACTATAAATGGATGAGAGATGCCACTAAAATGGCAGATTGGACCATTTTTAGTTTTCACAATCATGGTGCTAGTAATTCTCCAGAACTTCCATCTTCTCATACTCGCACACTTGCAAAAGGACTAATTGATAATGGAGCAGATATATTTATAGGTCATGGCCCACATAGAGACCGTGGTATCGAAATATATAATGGCAAGCCTATTTTTTATAGTTTGGGTGACTTCATTTTACAAAATGATACTCCTCAGTGGATACCATATGATGTAATGAAAAGATTTGGATTAGGACATTCCGATACCCCTTCTGACTTTCATGAAGAAAGAAAAAAAAGAGGATGGAATTCTAGAGTAGAAGGATGGGAAAGTGCTATAGCCACATGTAAATTTACAGAAAAAAAGCTCAGAGAAATTTCACTATATCCTATTGATTTAGGTATGGGATTGCCTAGATCTATTGCTGGAAGACCTGTATTAGCAGAACCAGGAAGTGAAGTAAATGAACGTGTTTTAAAAAGATTTCAAGATATGTCCAAGCCTTATGGTACAGAAATTACTATAGAAGATGGAGTCGGCAAAATTAAAGTTTCTTAA
- a CDS encoding CoA transferase, which translates to MSLPLADIKVLDFCQVFAGPATTMHLADQGAQVIKIETPEGDNSRNFVPFPNSNDLSRGFVALNRNKRTIALDLTKPEGLEIAYKLVKWADIVVCNLRPSVPERLKISYDHLKLINSKIIYAGISAYGEKGPDATLPGYDLIAQAKSGITTTRRNADGTPIGSFIYYADMAVAMLGAYAIMVALHERNTTGVGQKIELNLLHNYLALQAVQMVKTENDNPTDQGRVLTALATSYLASDGKYIHVHSASGRQWVNLCKALDLEHLIDDPQFDTHQKRGENAESLFQVIAAVINTKPAKEWESILKEHNSPTSVIQEWQEVWIDDQVVANDMIISYEQPGVGVVQSVNTPFKLSNSNINNRVYRAAPHFGQHNEEILIEFGYSSNEIDRFKSLGVIKDSIE; encoded by the coding sequence ATGTCGTTACCTTTAGCTGATATTAAAGTATTAGACTTTTGCCAAGTATTTGCTGGGCCAGCAACAACTATGCATTTAGCTGATCAAGGAGCACAAGTCATAAAAATAGAAACACCTGAAGGTGATAATTCTAGAAATTTTGTTCCATTCCCAAATTCTAATGATTTAAGTAGGGGTTTTGTTGCACTAAATAGGAACAAACGGACTATAGCTTTAGATTTAACAAAACCTGAAGGACTGGAAATAGCATATAAATTAGTTAAATGGGCTGATATTGTGGTTTGTAATTTAAGACCTAGTGTTCCTGAAAGATTAAAAATTTCGTACGATCATCTTAAACTAATAAACTCAAAGATTATATATGCAGGTATTTCTGCTTATGGTGAAAAAGGCCCAGATGCAACGTTGCCTGGGTACGACTTAATAGCTCAGGCTAAGTCGGGTATTACAACAACTCGAAGGAATGCTGATGGAACACCAATTGGATCTTTTATATACTATGCAGATATGGCAGTTGCTATGTTAGGTGCATATGCAATAATGGTTGCATTGCATGAAAGAAATACTACGGGCGTAGGACAAAAAATCGAGTTAAATTTATTACACAACTATTTAGCTTTGCAAGCAGTTCAGATGGTTAAAACTGAAAATGACAATCCTACAGACCAAGGTCGAGTTTTAACTGCATTAGCTACATCCTATTTGGCAAGTGATGGGAAATATATTCATGTGCATTCGGCATCAGGTCGTCAATGGGTTAACTTATGTAAAGCGTTAGATTTAGAACATTTGATAGATGATCCACAATTTGATACTCACCAAAAACGAGGGGAAAATGCCGAAAGTCTATTTCAAGTTATTGCTGCAGTAATAAACACAAAACCAGCTAAGGAATGGGAATCTATTCTAAAAGAACACAATTCTCCAACTAGTGTGATACAAGAATGGCAAGAAGTTTGGATTGATGATCAGGTTGTTGCTAATGATATGATTATTTCATACGAGCAGCCAGGAGTTGGTGTAGTCCAATCAGTAAATACACCATTTAAACTTTCAAACAGCAATATTAATAACCGTGTATATCGGGCAGCACCACATTTTGGTCAGCATAATGAAGAAATACTAATCGAATTTGGTTATAGCTCAAATGAAATAGATAGATTTAAATCCCTAGGTGTGATAAAAGATTCTATAGAGTAG
- a CDS encoding carotenoid 1,2-hydratase — translation MKKFLKYSLMIVISFTIVIMVYFSVIATDKPKTIESSNLSLLNLLSDNSSISAGEIPEPNKEILFPQDHYDHPSFRNEWWYFTGNLKDINQQEFGYQFTIFRFDNNEGDSISSWAASDIYLGHLAISDINNSEYLHKEIFFRKSDLGLAGSDIDNNKIWISNWTIEFDGNDVHLYARQDEIVLDLILKSNTTPIFHGNKGYSKKGAERSNASYYYSVTDYETTGEIVIDKSAFEVTGNSWYDHEWSSGVLPKNVIGWDWFSITFSDSSQLMMYQLRNKEGLPTDFSAGTFIDKINKVTSLKENQFKLNPIKYWESEATKIDYPLEWEIEIAELDIYIRIIPKINKQEFNSTITYWEGAIDIVNKSNDLIGEGYMELTGYN, via the coding sequence TTGAAGAAGTTTTTAAAATACTCTTTGATGATTGTCATTAGTTTTACTATTGTAATAATGGTTTACTTTTCTGTTATTGCAACTGATAAACCCAAAACAATTGAGTCATCAAATCTATCCTTATTAAATCTTCTTAGTGATAATTCCAGTATCTCTGCAGGTGAAATTCCCGAACCAAATAAAGAGATTTTGTTTCCTCAAGATCATTACGATCATCCAAGCTTTAGAAATGAATGGTGGTACTTTACAGGGAATCTTAAAGATATAAATCAACAAGAATTTGGATATCAGTTCACAATATTTCGATTTGATAATAATGAAGGTGATTCTATTTCCTCATGGGCAGCTTCTGATATATATTTAGGTCATTTAGCGATTTCAGATATTAATAATTCAGAGTATTTACACAAAGAAATATTTTTTCGAAAAAGTGATTTAGGGCTTGCTGGATCTGATATAGATAACAATAAAATATGGATTAGTAATTGGACAATAGAATTTGACGGTAATGATGTTCATTTATATGCAAGACAAGATGAAATAGTATTAGATTTAATATTGAAAAGCAACACTACTCCTATTTTTCATGGCAACAAAGGTTATAGTAAAAAAGGAGCTGAGAGATCTAACGCTTCTTATTATTATTCAGTTACTGATTATGAAACAACAGGTGAAATTGTTATCGACAAAAGTGCTTTTGAAGTGACTGGGAATTCATGGTATGACCATGAATGGAGCTCTGGTGTGTTACCAAAAAATGTAATTGGCTGGGATTGGTTTTCAATAACCTTTAGTGATAGTTCACAATTAATGATGTATCAACTAAGAAATAAAGAAGGTTTACCTACAGATTTTAGTGCTGGAACATTTATTGATAAAATTAATAAAGTTACAAGCTTAAAAGAAAATCAGTTCAAATTGAATCCTATAAAATACTGGGAAAGCGAAGCTACAAAAATTGATTATCCTTTAGAATGGGAAATTGAGATTGCAGAATTAGATATATATATACGAATTATCCCTAAAATTAATAAACAAGAGTTTAATAGTACAATTACATATTGGGAAGGAGCTATTGATATTGTAAATAAAAGTAATGATCTGATAGGAGAAGGATATATGGAATTGACTGGATATAACTAA